The Bombus vancouverensis nearcticus chromosome 2, iyBomVanc1_principal, whole genome shotgun sequence genome window below encodes:
- the LOC143304145 gene encoding glutathione S-transferase-like: MLVADRRKVAQSTAICRYLAKQYDLAGKTDWANLHIDATVDTIHDIRYKIAAFHYEEDEKVKAAKRKAAEETLPFILERLDQQVKENDGYFYDGTLSCADLTFVALLDYLNFMYKSDLIENYENLKLLEKKVLLLPKIKNWIERRPISEF, translated from the exons atgctcgtagctgatagaaggaaggttgctcagtctacagctatttgccgttacttagccaaacaatatgacttagctggaaagactgactgggcaaatcttcatattgatgccactgttgatactattcatgatattcgttata aaattgccgccttccactatgaggaggacgagaaggtcaaagctgcaaaacgcaaggctgctgaagagacgctgccgttcattttagaacgtttggaccagcaagtgaaggaaaatgacggctacttctacgatggtactctctcttgcgctgatttaacattcgttgctctgctcgattatttgaactttatgtacaagtctgatctgatcgagaattacgagaatctgaagctgctggagaaaaaggtcctccttctgcccaagatcaaaaactggattgagagacgcccaattagcgaattctaa